A stretch of DNA from Candidatus Pseudomonas phytovorans:
CGCCCGCTGATCGACCATCTTCACAGCCAACAGGCGCTGGCCTGCGTGGCGGCCGACCTGCTCAGCCTTGTGGTGCTGACGCCACCCGGCGAGCTGGGCGCCGATGTGGTGCTGGGCTCGACCCAGCGCTTCGGCGTGCCGATGGGCTACGGCGGCCCCCACGCGGCCTATTTCGCCTGCCGCGACGATTACAAGCGTGCCATGCCGGGGCGCATCATTGGCGTCTCGCGTGACGCCCGCGGCAACACTGCGCTGCGCATGGCCCTGCAAACCCGCGAGCAGCATATCCGCCGCGAGAAGGCCAACTCCAACATCTGCACGGCCCAGGTGCTGTTGGCCAACATTGCCGGCTTCTACGCGGTGTACCACGGCCCCGAAGGCCTGCAACGTATCGCCCAGCGCGTGCACCGGCTGACTTTCATTCTGGCTGCAGGCCTTGAAGCCAAAGGCATCAAGCGGCTCAACCAGCATTTCTTCGACACCCTCACACTGGATGTAGGTGGTGCTCAGGCAGCCATTATCGAAAGTGCTGAAGCTGCGCAAATCAACCTGCGCATACTGGGCCGTGGTCACCTGGGCGTGAGCCTGGACGAAACCTGCAACGAACAGACGGTGTTGCGCCTGCTGGATATCTTCCTGGGCGTGGATCACGGCCTGGAGATCGCCGCCCTCGACCAGTTGGCCCTGCCCGAAGGCATACCTTCCAGCCTGGTGCGGCGCACCCCGTTCCTCGCCCACCCGGTGTTCAACCTGCACCACAGCGAAACCGAGATGCTGCGTTATCTCAAGCAGCTGGAGAACAAGGACCTGGCGCTGAACCAGTCGATGATCCCGCTGGGCTCATGCACCATGAAGCTCAACGCCACCAGCGAGATGATCCCGATCACCTGGCCCGGTTTCGCCCAGCTGCACCCGTTTGCCCCAGCAGGGCAGGCCACCGGCTACAAGGCGATGATCGACGAGCTGGAACGCTGGCTATGCGCGATCACCGGCTTCGATGCCATCTGCATGCAGCCCAACTCTGGCGCCCAGGGCGAGTACGCAGGCCTGATGGCCATTACCCGCTACCATCGCAGCCGGCACCAGCCACAGCGCACGCTGTGCCTGATTCCGTCGTCAGCCCACGGCACCAACCCGGCGTCGGCGCAAATGGCGGGTATGGAGGTGGTGATCGTAGATTGCGACGACCACGGCAACGTCGACCTGGCCGACCTCAAGGCCAAGGCCCGCGCGGCCGGGGAGCGCCTGGCGTGCCTGATGGTCACCTATCCGTCCACTCACGGTGTGTACGAAGAGGGTATTCGCGAAATCTGCGAGGTGGTCCATCAGCACGGTGGCCAGGTGTACATGGACGGCGCCAACCTCAATGCCCAGGTGGGCCTGGCACGTCCGGCCGACATGGGTGCCGATGTCTCGCACATGAACCTGCACAAGACCTTCTGCATACCCCACGGCGGTGGCGGCCCGGGCATGGGGCCGATTGGTATCCGCGCGCACCTCACGCCGTTCGTAGCCAGCCACCCGGTGGTGCCGGTACCCGGCCTGGACCCGAACAACAGCGCGGTCAGCGCCGCGCCCTGGGGCAGTGCGAGCATCCTGCCAATCAGCTGGATGTACATCGCCATGATGGGGCCGCAGCTGGCCGATGCCAGCGAGGTGGCGATCCTTTCGGCCAACTACCTGGCCAGCCAGTTGGGCGGCGCCTTCCCGGTGCTCTATCGCGGGCGCAATCAGCGGGTGGCGCATGAGTGCATCCTCGACCTGCGGCCGTTGAAGGCACTGACGGGCATCAGCGAAGAAGACGTGGCCAAGCGCCTGATGGACTATGGTTTTCACGCCCCGACCATGTCATTCCCGGTGCCGGGCACGCTGATGATCGAGCCTACCGAGAGCGAGTCGAAGGCCGAGCTGGACCGGTTTGTCGAGGCGATGCTGGCGATTCGCGCAGAAATTGCCGAGGTGCAGGAGGGTAACTGGCCTGCGGAGAACAACCCGCTCAAACATGCGCCGCATACGCTGGCTGATGTGTTGGGGGTGTGGGACAGACCCTATAGCCTGGAGCAGGCGGTGGCGCCCAGTGCGCATGTGCGCCAGCACAAATACTGGCCGGCGGTGAACCGGGTGGACAATGTGTATGGGGACCGGAACCTGTTCTGTTCGTGTGTACCGGTGGAGGCTTATCGCTGAAATCGGTGTTGGATTCTTCGCGGGCTTGCCCGCTCCCACAGGTACTGTGCAGCGCCCGAGGCTGGTGCAGTACTTGTGGGAGCGGGCAAGCCCGCGAAGCAGGCAACGCGGTTATTCGGCTAGCGCATTCTTGGCCAGGATGGCATTGGCCAGTTCCATGTCGGACGCCTGCATCCCAGGGTTCTCGGCCCGTGTCTGGCGCATGGCTGCTTCCAGGAACGGCCCGCGGATCGCGCCTTCGCTGGCGACGAAGCTGCTGGCGTCATCCTGCGCAGCAACTACCAGCTTGTGATCGCGTGAGGTCAGGTAGCTCGATGCAGTAGTAGCACCGGAAGTCATCACGTTACGCCAGAAGGTATCGGCCATGGCCGAGCCCATTGGCAGTGAAAGCAAGGCAGCGGCGGCGATGGCGGTTTTGAGACGCATGTTGAAACACCTCGAAGGGTGAGGGTTGAAGATGCGCGGTTGGATCTTTTCCGACGAGGCAAGTTCCTGAATACAAGGGGCTTTTCGTCAGCTGCAGACGCGCAGCACTTCCTCCTCACGCGTTTGCCCGCAGGCTACTTTGGCTTCTCCACAGCGGCGCAGATCCACCAGGCCGTCGGCCAGTGCCTGGCGCCTTAACCGGGTCAGGTCGGCGTTCGGGCCGATCAGTGCCCGCAGGCTCTCGCTGGGCTCAAGCAGTTCAAACAAACCCGTGCGCCCGTGAAAGCCGGTGCCCCGGCAGGTACGGCAGTTGGCTGATGCAGTCGCCTGGCAATCCGTGCACAGAGTGCGTACCAGGCGCTGGGCCATCACGCCGACGAGCGTCGCCTTGATCAGGTAGTCGGCCACACCCAGCTCTTGCAGGCGGGTGATCGCGGCGCAGGCGTCGTTGGTATGCAGGGTCGAGAGCACTAGGTGCCCGGTCAGGGCTGCCTGCACCGCCACCAAGGCAGTTTCACGGTCACGGATTTCGCCGATCATGATGATGTCCGGGTCTTGGCGCAGCATGGCCCGCACGCCGCTGGCAAAGCCCAGGTCCAGTGCGGGCTGCACCTGCAGCTGGTTGAAGGCTGGTTCCAGGCGCTCGATCGGGTCTTCGATGGTGCACAGGTTGACCTGCGGCGTGGCCAGCAGCTTGAGGCTGGCGTACAGCGTGCTGGTCTTGCCGGAACCGGTGGGGCCGGTGACCAGGATGATGCCCTGGCGCTGGCGCAGCAGGCTTTGCCACTGAGCCAGCTGCGACCCCTCAAGGCCCAGGCGGTCGAAGCCCTGGTGCAGTTGGTGTGGGTCGAACAGGCGCAATACCAGCTTTTCGCCGAACGGAGTCGGCAGGGTCGACAGCCGCAGCTCCACTTCGCCCCCTCCCGGTAACCGGCTTTGCAGGCGGCCATCCTGTGGCCGGCGCTTTTCTGCAACGTCCATGCGGCCCAGGTGTTTCAGGCGGCTGACCAGTGCCAGGGTAACCCCGGCAGGGAAGGCATAGACGGTGTGCAGCAGGCCATCTATGCGGTAGCGCAATTGGCCCTGTTCGCGCCGGGGTTCCAGGTGGACATCGCTGGCACGCTGTTCAATCGCGTATTGCAGCAGCCAGTCGACGATATGCACGATGTGCGCGTCGTTGGCGCTGGCCTCGGTCTGGCGCTTGCCCAGCTCCAGCAACTGTTCGAGTTCGCCCAGGCTGGCCGACTGCTGGTGCTGCGCGCCTTTTACCGACTGGGCCAGGCGGTGAAACGACTGCCCTGACTGGCGGATCTGTATCGGGCTGGCCAGTACGCGGCGGATCGGCCGGCCCAGGCTGCGGGCCAGGTCTGCCTGCCAGTCGTCCTGGTAGGGCTGGGCGCAAGCTACGGTGATACCGGCCGGGTCGTCGGCGACAATGAGGATGTCGTGGCGCTGAGCAAAAGCTGGGGATACCAGGCCGGCGACCTGGGGCAGGTCGAGCTGCATGGGGTCGATACGCAGGTAAGGCTGGCCGACCTTGTCGGCCAGCCATTGACAGAGGCGGTCCAGGTCCAGCAGTTGGCCAGGTTGTCGGCGGTCTTCCAGGCAGCAGGCGGCAATGTGTTCCAGCGGGTGGCCGGATGGGTGGGCGGCGGCGTGGTCGATTACTGACCGCGTATCGTTGGCGTGCAGCAGCTGGTCAGCGAGCAGGGCCTGAAGCACGCGCTTGAGGTCGAGTGCCGGGTTATCGGGGGTGTGCATGGTTGGCGTCCGTGCCTGAGGGGGGTGCTGATCAAGGCTAGCCGGGCGGGGGAAGGTTGCTGGCGGTGAAAGGTTTCGGGATTTTGCGCTGCCTGTACTGGCCTCTTCGCGGGCATGCCCGCTCCCACAGGTACACCACCGGGCGTGAGGTCGGCGGAAATCCTGTGGGAGCGGGCGAGCCCGCGAAGAGGCCGGCACAGGTACAGCAGAGGGTTCAGACCACCGCCAACGCCACCCGCTGTGCATTGCTCAGGCTCACCTCACCCACACACACCAGGTTACGCAGTTTCTGCGCAATCACCTCGGCCCGGTGCCAGCTCAGGCCGCCAATGCCGACTTCGATATCCAGCCAGTCATCCTGCTGGCTGACCTGCACGCTATGCGGGGTCAGGAACTGCAGGGCAAACAGGTTGAGCACGCGGCACAGGCTGTCCGGCTCGGCCTCGGCCTGCAGGCGATAGTGCACGGTGCTGTGGGCGTTGCTGGCGGCCCAGGCGTCGGTACGGGGCTGTGCGTTCATGCTGGTCTCCGCGAATGTGGGAGAAATTCTTGCACGTTGGCGGCGGCATTTTTTCGCTATCATTTGACGATTTCACGGTATTCGCGAATTGATCAATTCGGGCAGTGCCTTTCTGGAGATTTAATAATGCATAGCGAGCTGGACGCCTACGACCGCCGCATTCTCGAACTGCTGCAAGAGGACGCTTCACTGTCCAGCGCGCAGATCGCCGAGCGTGTTGGGCTTTCGCAATCGCCGTGCTGGCGGCGCATACAGCGCTTGAAGGAAGAGGGGGTGATTCGCGGGCAGGTGACCTTGCTGGACCGCAAGAAGGTCGGCCTGAACACGCAGATTTTCGCTGAAGTGAAGCTGAACGCCCACGGGCGCTCCAACTTCACCGAGTTCACCGAGGCGATCCGCGGGTTCCCGGAAGTGCTGGAGTGTTATGTGCTGATGGGGGCGGTGGACTTTCTGCTGCGCATCGTCACGTCGGACATCGAAGCTTATGAACGGTTCTTCTTCGAAAAGCTGTCGAACGTGCCGGGGATTCAGGAGGTGAACTCGATTGTGGCGCTTTCCGAAATCAAGTCCACCACCAGCCTGCCACTGTCGCGGTGAGGTATTCGCGGGTAAACCCGCGAATCAGGTGACCCGGTATCAGGCCTTGAGCAGGTGCTTCCAGCCGCGGCTCTGATCCACTGCACGCGCTTGTTCGATACGCGCCTCAAGCAGTTCATCAGGCTCTTCGCCCAGTGGCAGCTCAGCCAGCTCGTGCAGCTTTTTCAGGTCGCCATACAGGCGGTCCATCTGCGGCGCTTCCAGCACCTGGCGGGCATGGTGCAGCCAGGTCAGCAGTTGTTCGATACGCGGCAGTTGCTCGGCCAGGTCTTCCGGGCGCTGGGTATACAACGGCAGCTTCAACGCACGGCCTTCCTCGCCCAGCAGGTGTGCCAGCCAGCTGGTCAGCTGCGCCTTGCCTTGGCGTTCGCCACGGCCTTTACGCTCCACGGTCCAGCTACGGGCCAGCAGCCAGCGCGAGGTTTCCAGCGAGAACTGGCCCCAGCGCACATCTTCCAGCTCTTCTGCGAACTGCTCGGGGGCGGCGCGGCGGATGTCTTCGTCATCAGTACCGGCCTGTACCAGCGGGCGCCAGTCTTCGAGCAGGGCGTCGAGGCTGCTGCGCAGGTCGCGGGTGGCGGCACGGGGTGCGGCCTGGCCAAGGCTGGCGGTGAGGGCGCGCAGTTCGCTCAGGCACTCGACCCAGTCCTGCAGCAGGCGCCAGTGGCCGTTGTGGCGGTACTGCTCGGCCAGGCGCTGGCTGCTGCCCAGCAGTTGCCAGGCCAGTGCGGCATAAGCGTCGTCCA
This window harbors:
- the gcvP gene encoding aminomethyl-transferring glycine dehydrogenase — encoded protein: MSQSPSLQQLQELNPFLRRHLGPDATEQQAMLSALGVASRNELIEQTVPPDIRLNRPLDLPAALDEQAALAKLAGYAEQNQVWTNLIGMGYHGTITPTVILRNVLENPGWYTAYTPYQPEIAQGRLEALLNFQQMVIDLTGLALANASLLDEATAAAEAMALAKRMARNKSNAFFADEHCHPQTLSVLKTRAEGFGFELIVDAVDNLARHAVFGALLQYPDTHGEVRDLRPLIDHLHSQQALACVAADLLSLVVLTPPGELGADVVLGSTQRFGVPMGYGGPHAAYFACRDDYKRAMPGRIIGVSRDARGNTALRMALQTREQHIRREKANSNICTAQVLLANIAGFYAVYHGPEGLQRIAQRVHRLTFILAAGLEAKGIKRLNQHFFDTLTLDVGGAQAAIIESAEAAQINLRILGRGHLGVSLDETCNEQTVLRLLDIFLGVDHGLEIAALDQLALPEGIPSSLVRRTPFLAHPVFNLHHSETEMLRYLKQLENKDLALNQSMIPLGSCTMKLNATSEMIPITWPGFAQLHPFAPAGQATGYKAMIDELERWLCAITGFDAICMQPNSGAQGEYAGLMAITRYHRSRHQPQRTLCLIPSSAHGTNPASAQMAGMEVVIVDCDDHGNVDLADLKAKARAAGERLACLMVTYPSTHGVYEEGIREICEVVHQHGGQVYMDGANLNAQVGLARPADMGADVSHMNLHKTFCIPHGGGGPGMGPIGIRAHLTPFVASHPVVPVPGLDPNNSAVSAAPWGSASILPISWMYIAMMGPQLADASEVAILSANYLASQLGGAFPVLYRGRNQRVAHECILDLRPLKALTGISEEDVAKRLMDYGFHAPTMSFPVPGTLMIEPTESESKAELDRFVEAMLAIRAEIAEVQEGNWPAENNPLKHAPHTLADVLGVWDRPYSLEQAVAPSAHVRQHKYWPAVNRVDNVYGDRNLFCSCVPVEAYR
- a CDS encoding DUF2388 domain-containing protein, producing MRLKTAIAAAALLSLPMGSAMADTFWRNVMTSGATTASSYLTSRDHKLVVAAQDDASSFVASEGAIRGPFLEAAMRQTRAENPGMQASDMELANAILAKNALAE
- a CDS encoding GspE/PulE family protein; amino-acid sequence: MHTPDNPALDLKRVLQALLADQLLHANDTRSVIDHAAAHPSGHPLEHIAACCLEDRRQPGQLLDLDRLCQWLADKVGQPYLRIDPMQLDLPQVAGLVSPAFAQRHDILIVADDPAGITVACAQPYQDDWQADLARSLGRPIRRVLASPIQIRQSGQSFHRLAQSVKGAQHQQSASLGELEQLLELGKRQTEASANDAHIVHIVDWLLQYAIEQRASDVHLEPRREQGQLRYRIDGLLHTVYAFPAGVTLALVSRLKHLGRMDVAEKRRPQDGRLQSRLPGGGEVELRLSTLPTPFGEKLVLRLFDPHQLHQGFDRLGLEGSQLAQWQSLLRQRQGIILVTGPTGSGKTSTLYASLKLLATPQVNLCTIEDPIERLEPAFNQLQVQPALDLGFASGVRAMLRQDPDIIMIGEIRDRETALVAVQAALTGHLVLSTLHTNDACAAITRLQELGVADYLIKATLVGVMAQRLVRTLCTDCQATASANCRTCRGTGFHGRTGLFELLEPSESLRALIGPNADLTRLRRQALADGLVDLRRCGEAKVACGQTREEEVLRVCS
- a CDS encoding Lrp/AsnC family transcriptional regulator, producing MHSELDAYDRRILELLQEDASLSSAQIAERVGLSQSPCWRRIQRLKEEGVIRGQVTLLDRKKVGLNTQIFAEVKLNAHGRSNFTEFTEAIRGFPEVLECYVLMGAVDFLLRIVTSDIEAYERFFFEKLSNVPGIQEVNSIVALSEIKSTTSLPLSR
- a CDS encoding CYTH domain-containing protein, which gives rise to MHKETELKLRASRETLAALREHPLLKKRNKSGWQTRELTNQYFDTPERELSAARVALRLRRDGDAVIQTLKCRGTSVAGLSERNEYEWQLEKAKLDLKKLDATCWPEQLADLDKKTIKPLFTTDFSREYAEIAWGRGKSKVVIEAALDQGFVIAGKRKEEICELELELREGDPQALLELAAELAASLPLMPCDISKAERGYRLLEPDSYELGLPHTELEAEMALDDAYAALAWQLLGSSQRLAEQYRHNGHWRLLQDWVECLSELRALTASLGQAAPRAATRDLRSSLDALLEDWRPLVQAGTDDEDIRRAAPEQFAEELEDVRWGQFSLETSRWLLARSWTVERKGRGERQGKAQLTSWLAHLLGEEGRALKLPLYTQRPEDLAEQLPRIEQLLTWLHHARQVLEAPQMDRLYGDLKKLHELAELPLGEEPDELLEARIEQARAVDQSRGWKHLLKA